In Halarcobacter mediterraneus, the following proteins share a genomic window:
- a CDS encoding 2-oxoglutarate synthase subunit alpha, whose amino-acid sequence MARELISTGNELAALAAVDAGCKFFGGYPITPSSEIMHTLSDLLPKNGGAAIQMEDEIAGICAALGAAMSGKRALTATSGPGISLKAENIGLGYIAEVPLVIIDVMRGGPSTGLPTRVQQGDINQVKAPTHGDFKSITLCASTLEECYTQTIRAFNLADRFMQPVFLLLDETIGHMSGKAIIPDLEEIKNSIIPRRVFEGAPKDYKPYGVKEDEPAILNPMFQGYRYHFTGLHHDETGHPTEDANTCQNLMNRLFNKIDAHLDEVEAYEEYMLDDADIMIIAYGSVALSVREAISRLRKEGIKIGLFRPITLWPSPENKIKEWCDKIEKTLVIELNMGQYIQEIQRASGRRDLATLFKSNGRPIAPLEIIEKVKGL is encoded by the coding sequence ATGGCAAGAGAATTAATATCAACAGGTAATGAATTAGCAGCACTTGCAGCTGTTGATGCTGGCTGTAAATTCTTTGGAGGTTATCCTATTACTCCATCAAGTGAAATTATGCATACATTATCAGACTTATTACCAAAAAATGGTGGAGCTGCAATCCAAATGGAAGATGAAATTGCAGGAATTTGTGCTGCTTTAGGAGCAGCAATGAGTGGGAAAAGAGCCTTAACAGCAACTTCTGGACCAGGAATTTCATTAAAAGCTGAAAATATTGGTTTAGGTTATATTGCAGAAGTACCTTTGGTTATAATCGATGTAATGAGAGGTGGACCATCAACAGGACTTCCTACTAGAGTACAACAAGGAGATATAAATCAAGTAAAAGCTCCAACACATGGAGACTTTAAATCAATTACTCTTTGTGCATCTACTTTAGAAGAGTGTTACACTCAAACAATAAGAGCCTTTAACTTAGCAGATAGATTTATGCAACCTGTTTTTTTACTACTTGATGAAACAATTGGACATATGAGTGGAAAAGCTATAATCCCTGATTTAGAAGAAATAAAAAATAGTATTATCCCTAGAAGAGTTTTTGAAGGAGCACCTAAAGATTATAAACCTTATGGGGTAAAAGAAGATGAACCTGCTATATTAAATCCAATGTTTCAAGGCTATAGATATCACTTTACTGGTTTACATCATGATGAAACAGGTCATCCAACAGAAGATGCAAATACCTGTCAAAATCTTATGAATAGGCTATTTAATAAAATAGACGCCCACCTTGATGAAGTGGAAGCTTATGAAGAATATATGTTAGATGATGCAGATATTATGATAATAGCTTATGGATCAGTTGCTTTATCTGTAAGAGAAGCTATAAGTAGATTAAGAAAAGAAGGTATTAAAATAGGATTATTTAGACCTATTACACTTTGGCCAAGTCCAGAAAATAAAATCAAAGAGTGGTGTGATAAGATTGAAAAAACTTTAGTTATAGAATTAAATATGGGTCAATATATTCAAGAAATACAAAGAGCAAGTGGAAGAAGAGATTTAGCAACCTTATTTAAATCAAATGGTAGACCAATTGCTCCTTTAGAAATAATTGAAAAAGTAAAAGGATTATAA
- a CDS encoding 4Fe-4S dicluster domain-containing protein — MSIMNAPANTPVWVNEDRCKACDVCVSVCPAGVLAMRQEPHSTLGAMVEVIEKDSCIGCMECELSCPDFAIYVADKKEFKFAKLTEEAKQRSEAIKKNNYRKLEP; from the coding sequence ATGTCAATAATGAATGCTCCTGCAAATACTCCTGTATGGGTAAATGAAGATAGATGTAAAGCATGTGATGTATGTGTATCAGTTTGTCCAGCTGGAGTTCTTGCTATGAGACAAGAACCCCATTCAACATTAGGGGCAATGGTGGAAGTTATAGAAAAAGACTCATGTATAGGCTGTATGGAATGTGAATTATCATGTCCTGATTTTGCAATATATGTAGCAGATAAAAAAGAGTTTAAATTTGCAAAACTTACAGAAGAAGCAAAACAAAGATCTGAAGCTATCAAAAAAAACAATTATAGAAAACTTGAGCCTTAA